From one Rhopalosiphum padi isolate XX-2018 chromosome 2, ASM2088224v1, whole genome shotgun sequence genomic stretch:
- the LOC132919600 gene encoding elongator complex protein 2 isoform X2: MDTFEQIKTVYVSSAVNSTPNCLDWGVNGLVIYGACNAIHLYDPQITNESDGRVISSFVAHTKRVNSVKWVQNVDSCCQQDFVSCSTDNTAILWEDIHPTGSYKVYERLIGHSDVVTISDAIRLVNQMLIIVTAAGDCTVKVWVKNKNENTSQCVQTIDFDSILCLSLKITLLSNTNCLLLACGLSNSKIQLYMNDFSNGDSVFVPSHSLLGHEDWVRSLDFISEENLGNLLLASGSQDSVIRLWKFTMEESYNTCKSNKEFDDTLKLESKTFNVTKQDGSECVYVIQSETVISGHDGWIYGVHWKPNFCTEKKIELLSVSMDKTLAVWAYDENSGLWVDLIRLGEVGGNTLGFYGGKFSPDGNSILAQGHNGSFHLWTKNNNGSWTPGVTIGGHFGSVEDITWDPEGKYIVSVGSDQTSRIHAQWLKSKPANNLHSGNWHEMARPQVHGYNMSSVAMLSSLSFVSSAEEKVIRAFQAPYNFLENMSQLSKINFDSVDITKCPLGASVPSLGLSNKAVSEDDCKNITNQPKKKDYPEHYFIPLSLNQPPTEEDLIQNTLWPEIQKLYGHVYEVYCLASSSNHKWLASAAKATSLELASIIIWNTENFQQVQKLESHNLTVTQLAFSPDSKNLLSVSRDRTWSLFEYDIDTNSFIIISKSDKHTGIHTRIIWCCAWTHDSVYFATGSRDGKLVIWGQNDQSVDNKITYCAKTDPLIVSEKSFTAVAFAPTLISECKKTYFLAVGADCGSISLYKWSYEEKSITPWVKVADLINEFSHHLTVKRIKFQPLLCKTDSRYREGVLQMASCGADMMTFF, encoded by the exons atGGACACATTTGAACAAATTAAGACAGTGTATGTGTCTTCTGCTGTAAACAGCACACCAAATTGTTTAGATTGGGGTGTTAATGGATTAGTAATTTATGGTGCTTGTAATGCTATCCATTTATATGATCCTCAAATAACG AATGAAAGTGATGGACGAGTTATTTCTTCATTTGTTGCACATACAAAACGTGTAAATAGTGTTAAATGGGTACAAAATGTAGACAGCTGTTGCCAACAAGACTTTGTTTCTTGTTCAACTGATAATACAGCTATATTATGGGAAGATATTCATCCTACAGGATCCTATAAAGTCTATGAAAGACTAATTG gaCATTCTGATGTTGTTACGATAAGTGATGCCATAAGGCTTGTTAATCAGATGCTTATTATTGTAACTGCTGCTGGTGATTGTACTGTTAAAGTttgggttaaaaataaaaatgaaa atacATCTCAATGTGTTCAGACTATTGATTttgatagtatattatgtttgtctCTAAAAATAACATTGTTATCCAACACAAATTGTCTTCTATTAGCATGTGGTTTATCAAATAgcaaaatacaattgtacatgAATGATTTTAGTAATGGTGATTCAGTGTTTGTTCCTAGCCATTCTTTATTAGGTCATGAAGATTGGGTTCGTTCATTAGATTTTATATCTGAGG agaatTTAGGGAATCTACTTCTTGCAAGTGGTTCTCAGGATTCTGTGATAAGATTATGGAAATTTACAATGGAAGAAAGTTATAACACTTGCAAATCAAACAAAGAATTTGATGATACATTAAAATTAGAGAGTAAAACTTTTAATGTTACTAAACAAGATGGTTCTGAATGTGTTTATGTGATTCAATCAGAAACTGTTATATCAGGACACGATGGGTGGATTTATGGAGTGCACTGGAAACCTAATTTTTGCACAg agAAAAAAATAGAGTTACTTTCAGTTTCTATGGATAAAACATTGGCGGTTTGGGCTTATGATGAAAACAGCGGTCTTTGGGTTGATTTAATAAGATTGGGGGAAGTTGGGGGTAATACATTAGGGTTTTATGGTGGAAAATTTTCTCCTGATGGTAATAGTATTTTAGCTCAAGGACACAATGGATCATTTCATCTATGGACAAAA AATAATAATGGAAGTTGGACTCCTGGAGTTACAATTGGAGGTCATTTTGGATCTGTTGAAGATATTACTTGGGATCCAGAAGGCAAATATATTGTTTCTGTAGGTTCTGACCAAACTTCTAGAATCCATGCACAATGGTTGAAATCGAAACCAGCTAACAATTTACATTCTGgt aattGGCATGAAATGGCGCGACCACAAGTTCATGGATATAATATGTCTAGTGTTGCTATGTTGTCGAGTCTAAGTTTTGTATCATCAGCTGAGGAAAAAGTTATTAGAGCATTTCAAGCACCTTACAACTTTTTAGAAAATATGAGTCAactatctaaaattaattttgactcTGTCG atATCACAAAATGTCCACTTGGTGCTTCTGTTCCATCTCTTGGGTTATCAAATAAAGCAGTATCTGAAGATGactgtaaaaatattactaatcaaCCAAAAAAGAAAGATTATCctgaacattattttattccttTATCCTTGAAtc aaccTCCAACTGAAGaagatttaattcaaaatacattATGGCCTGAAATTCAAAAACTTTATGGTCACGTTTATGAAGTTTACTGTTTAGCATCTTCATCTAATCATAAATGGTTAGCTTCGGCAGCAAAAGCGACCTCTTTAGAGCTAgcttctattataatatg gaATACAGAAAATTTTCAACAGGTACAAAAATTAGAATCACATAATTTAACCGTGACTCAATTGGCTTTTTCACCAGACAGTAAGAATCTTCTCTCTGTTTCACGTGATCGTACTTGGTCATTATTCGAATATGATATTGATACAAACTCGTTTATTATCATAAGTAAATCAGATAAACACACTGGTATTCATACAAGAATAATATGGTGTTGTGCCTGGACTCATGATTCTGTATATTTTGCAACTGGATCTAGAGATGGAAAATTAGTAATTTGGGGTCAAAATGATCAAAGTGttgacaataaaataacttattgtgCCAAAACCGATCCTTTAATAGTATCAGAAAAGAGTTTTACAGCTGTAGCCTTTGCTCCAACACTAAttagtgaatgtaaaaaaacttattttttggcTGTTGGTGCTGATTGTGGAagtattagtttatataaatggAGTTATGAAGAAAAATCTATTACACCTTGGGTTAAAGTTGCTGATTTAATCAACGA ATTTAGTCATCATTTAACAGTGAAAAGAATTAAGTTTCAACCATTACTGTGTAAGACTGATTCGAGATACAGAGAAGGTGTTCTACAAATGGCATCTTGTGGTGCAGACATGATG acttttttttag
- the LOC132919600 gene encoding elongator complex protein 2 isoform X1, which yields MDTFEQIKTVYVSSAVNSTPNCLDWGVNGLVIYGACNAIHLYDPQITNESDGRVISSFVAHTKRVNSVKWVQNVDSCCQQDFVSCSTDNTAILWEDIHPTGSYKVYERLIGHSDVVTISDAIRLVNQMLIIVTAAGDCTVKVWVKNKNENTSQCVQTIDFDSILCLSLKITLLSNTNCLLLACGLSNSKIQLYMNDFSNGDSVFVPSHSLLGHEDWVRSLDFISEENLGNLLLASGSQDSVIRLWKFTMEESYNTCKSNKEFDDTLKLESKTFNVTKQDGSECVYVIQSETVISGHDGWIYGVHWKPNFCTEKKIELLSVSMDKTLAVWAYDENSGLWVDLIRLGEVGGNTLGFYGGKFSPDGNSILAQGHNGSFHLWTKNNNGSWTPGVTIGGHFGSVEDITWDPEGKYIVSVGSDQTSRIHAQWLKSKPANNLHSGNWHEMARPQVHGYNMSSVAMLSSLSFVSSAEEKVIRAFQAPYNFLENMSQLSKINFDSVDITKCPLGASVPSLGLSNKAVSEDDCKNITNQPKKKDYPEHYFIPLSLNQPPTEEDLIQNTLWPEIQKLYGHVYEVYCLASSSNHKWLASAAKATSLELASIIIWNTENFQQVQKLESHNLTVTQLAFSPDSKNLLSVSRDRTWSLFEYDIDTNSFIIISKSDKHTGIHTRIIWCCAWTHDSVYFATGSRDGKLVIWGQNDQSVDNKITYCAKTDPLIVSEKSFTAVAFAPTLISECKKTYFLAVGADCGSISLYKWSYEEKSITPWVKVADLINEFSHHLTVKRIKFQPLLCKTDSRYREGVLQMASCGADMMNLEFLSYSIQTLRHKIES from the exons atGGACACATTTGAACAAATTAAGACAGTGTATGTGTCTTCTGCTGTAAACAGCACACCAAATTGTTTAGATTGGGGTGTTAATGGATTAGTAATTTATGGTGCTTGTAATGCTATCCATTTATATGATCCTCAAATAACG AATGAAAGTGATGGACGAGTTATTTCTTCATTTGTTGCACATACAAAACGTGTAAATAGTGTTAAATGGGTACAAAATGTAGACAGCTGTTGCCAACAAGACTTTGTTTCTTGTTCAACTGATAATACAGCTATATTATGGGAAGATATTCATCCTACAGGATCCTATAAAGTCTATGAAAGACTAATTG gaCATTCTGATGTTGTTACGATAAGTGATGCCATAAGGCTTGTTAATCAGATGCTTATTATTGTAACTGCTGCTGGTGATTGTACTGTTAAAGTttgggttaaaaataaaaatgaaa atacATCTCAATGTGTTCAGACTATTGATTttgatagtatattatgtttgtctCTAAAAATAACATTGTTATCCAACACAAATTGTCTTCTATTAGCATGTGGTTTATCAAATAgcaaaatacaattgtacatgAATGATTTTAGTAATGGTGATTCAGTGTTTGTTCCTAGCCATTCTTTATTAGGTCATGAAGATTGGGTTCGTTCATTAGATTTTATATCTGAGG agaatTTAGGGAATCTACTTCTTGCAAGTGGTTCTCAGGATTCTGTGATAAGATTATGGAAATTTACAATGGAAGAAAGTTATAACACTTGCAAATCAAACAAAGAATTTGATGATACATTAAAATTAGAGAGTAAAACTTTTAATGTTACTAAACAAGATGGTTCTGAATGTGTTTATGTGATTCAATCAGAAACTGTTATATCAGGACACGATGGGTGGATTTATGGAGTGCACTGGAAACCTAATTTTTGCACAg agAAAAAAATAGAGTTACTTTCAGTTTCTATGGATAAAACATTGGCGGTTTGGGCTTATGATGAAAACAGCGGTCTTTGGGTTGATTTAATAAGATTGGGGGAAGTTGGGGGTAATACATTAGGGTTTTATGGTGGAAAATTTTCTCCTGATGGTAATAGTATTTTAGCTCAAGGACACAATGGATCATTTCATCTATGGACAAAA AATAATAATGGAAGTTGGACTCCTGGAGTTACAATTGGAGGTCATTTTGGATCTGTTGAAGATATTACTTGGGATCCAGAAGGCAAATATATTGTTTCTGTAGGTTCTGACCAAACTTCTAGAATCCATGCACAATGGTTGAAATCGAAACCAGCTAACAATTTACATTCTGgt aattGGCATGAAATGGCGCGACCACAAGTTCATGGATATAATATGTCTAGTGTTGCTATGTTGTCGAGTCTAAGTTTTGTATCATCAGCTGAGGAAAAAGTTATTAGAGCATTTCAAGCACCTTACAACTTTTTAGAAAATATGAGTCAactatctaaaattaattttgactcTGTCG atATCACAAAATGTCCACTTGGTGCTTCTGTTCCATCTCTTGGGTTATCAAATAAAGCAGTATCTGAAGATGactgtaaaaatattactaatcaaCCAAAAAAGAAAGATTATCctgaacattattttattccttTATCCTTGAAtc aaccTCCAACTGAAGaagatttaattcaaaatacattATGGCCTGAAATTCAAAAACTTTATGGTCACGTTTATGAAGTTTACTGTTTAGCATCTTCATCTAATCATAAATGGTTAGCTTCGGCAGCAAAAGCGACCTCTTTAGAGCTAgcttctattataatatg gaATACAGAAAATTTTCAACAGGTACAAAAATTAGAATCACATAATTTAACCGTGACTCAATTGGCTTTTTCACCAGACAGTAAGAATCTTCTCTCTGTTTCACGTGATCGTACTTGGTCATTATTCGAATATGATATTGATACAAACTCGTTTATTATCATAAGTAAATCAGATAAACACACTGGTATTCATACAAGAATAATATGGTGTTGTGCCTGGACTCATGATTCTGTATATTTTGCAACTGGATCTAGAGATGGAAAATTAGTAATTTGGGGTCAAAATGATCAAAGTGttgacaataaaataacttattgtgCCAAAACCGATCCTTTAATAGTATCAGAAAAGAGTTTTACAGCTGTAGCCTTTGCTCCAACACTAAttagtgaatgtaaaaaaacttattttttggcTGTTGGTGCTGATTGTGGAagtattagtttatataaatggAGTTATGAAGAAAAATCTATTACACCTTGGGTTAAAGTTGCTGATTTAATCAACGA ATTTAGTCATCATTTAACAGTGAAAAGAATTAAGTTTCAACCATTACTGTGTAAGACTGATTCGAGATACAGAGAAGGTGTTCTACAAATGGCATCTTGTGGTGCAGACATGATG AACTTggagtttttgagttatagcaTTCAAACATTGCGTCATAAAATCGAATCCTGA
- the LOC132922121 gene encoding LOW QUALITY PROTEIN: uncharacterized protein LOC132922121 (The sequence of the model RefSeq protein was modified relative to this genomic sequence to represent the inferred CDS: deleted 1 base in 1 codon) — MSNVFITFKIRYEKELIECKIKAPIDISGFIETLKNELQLEETDELVILCPTSDGKIMELQSDDDIECLKQTKLSYNAVTKEVYCNVELVVTIIHKFPNDTSAQFMILSNKIDNLTSKIDKLEEEFIKKSDEDKTSTFSTIRSILAEHLQIDSGNKLENSLGEGDIKYLKPNVDVRQKKTKKDKEKLSSTTTPTNNNSSTMPENIKLDTPKSAPRPLSKDIDVLLEMLVADGFTNTIQNIIVLKRFDNDYEKAKNYLKSSVA, encoded by the exons ATGTCTAACGttttcattacatttaaaattcgcTATGAAAAAGAACtgattgaatgtaaaataaaagcaCCTATAGATATATCTGGATTCATTGAAACGCtg aaaaatgaattacaattGGAGGAAACAGATGAGTTAGTGATATTGTGTCCAACATCTGACGGGAAAATA atggaACTCCAATCAGATGATGATATTGAATGTTTAAAG CAAACAAAACTCTCCTATAATGCTGTGACCAAAGAAGTTTATTGCAATGTAGAACTTGTAGTaactataattcataaatttccaAATGACACAAGCGCTCAATTTATg attttatcaaataaaattgacAACTTAACatctaaaattgataaattagaagaagaatttatcaaaaaaagtgATGAAGATAAAACTAGTACTTTTTCtactattag GTCGATTTTGGCTGAGCACTTACAGATAGATTCTGGAAACAAATTAGAGAATTCATTAG gTGAAGgagacataaaatatttaaagcccAATGTAGATGttcgtcaa aaaaaaaccaaaaaggACAAGGAAAAGTTATCATCAACAACTACTCCTACTAATAAT aaCTCGTCAACCATgcctgaaaatataaaattggataCACCTAAATCAGCTCCACGTCCTTTATCTAAAGATATTGATGTTTTATTAGAGATGTTAGTAGCAGATGGATTTACCAACACGATACAGAACATTATAGTGTTGAAGAGATTTGATAACGATTATGAAAAagccaaaaattatttaaaatcatctgTTGCatga
- the LOC132919490 gene encoding guanine nucleotide-binding protein subunit gamma-1-like, producing MDMMISNLQQQRQITEQLRREAAVKRIPVSQAIQDIIKYIREREMEDCLMVGFSSQKANPFREKSSCAVI from the coding sequence ATGGACATGATGATTTCCAATCTGCAACAGCAGCGGCAGATAACGGAACAGCTTCGCCGAGAAGCAGCTGTGAAACGTATACCTGTTTCACAAGCTATACAAGACATTATAAAGTATATCAGAGAAAGAGAAATGGAAGATTGTCTAATGGTTGGTTTTTCATCACAGAAAGCTAATCCATTCAGAGAGAAAAGTAGTTGtgcagttatttaa
- the LOC132919489 gene encoding superoxide dismutase [Cu-Zn], producing the protein MVKAVCVLNGENVKGTIFFSQTDEKSPVEVTGEVTGLSKGRHGFHIHEFGDNTNGCMSSGPHFNPFGKTHGAPDDDVRHVGDLGNIEAPGSSVTEVNFHDSIISLTGPLNIIGRTLVVHADQDDLGKGGHELSATTGNAGARIACGVIGITK; encoded by the exons atggttaaaGCAGTATGTGTATTAAATGGTGAAAATGTGAAGGGTACCATTTTTTTCTCTCAAACT gatgAGAAATCTCCTGTTGAAGTAACTGGTGAAGTAACTGGACTATCTAAAGGCCGCCATGGATTTCATATACATGAATTCGGCGACAACACTAAtg gtTGTATGAGCTCTGGTCCACATTTTAATCCTTTTGGTAAAACCCATGGAGCTCCAGATGATGATGTGAGACATGTTGGTGACTTAGGTAATATTGAAGCTCCTGGTTCATCTGTGACAGAAGTAAATTTCCATGACTCAATCATATCTCTTACAGGACCTCTCAATATTATAGGTCGTACTTTAgtg gTACATGCTGACCAAGATGATTTAGGTAAAGGAGGTCATGAGTTAAGCGCTACTACAGGGAATGCTGGAGCCAGAATTGCTTGTGGAGTTATTGGAAtcaccaaataa